From one Leptidea sinapis chromosome 22, ilLepSina1.1, whole genome shotgun sequence genomic stretch:
- the LOC126970959 gene encoding uncharacterized protein LOC126970959, whose translation MLENTVNSIETEDLIVAKDVMPFADPESSLDSNKQNKERNTQIDGEEKEKPNVLETNAKKKGVSQIEKFKRRLIRAVSRRLAEAHDEKSQEEMWESFQKQTRCNCKVLWSRMRTLTLKKLRRLLPANDHLQDITSIARFTSTDWLLYDLVLVHEDINVIGQDNNTKVDEEQEALVELFFQVQECSIEELSGEKLVDAWLKLTKEYNEGDRKCSPMLLQRRWYQLKERTRNTFYNFWWTYRGSATQLSKACELYKPSVLQVDIARAYRHIITQPFPSWTDMIKEKKVILLEEFEARMHSQGVTNLSSFDPDLQVIETPIETITLVNDSDNDSSDDLLAKDETLPKELLASNTDRVCDIKIKEEPILIDDDLDAQIDSENDTQIVSNNVEISNSKENTDTILSNNVSEEIENSIESPAELVNDEDAVHDQYDKEDNISNVDLTLPIITSVTSNAITDDDVQPEANDCVGPKLFNKINPLVTENQSVIHNISNRDIIDDVIDKTLGEKASIVNLKHSKITDIIEDTVISRSVEHTTMPNKLPVNNITLDDIDSLLQQKQKEIDLKNSLQKKIDQSKVYIDTLFRDTEKTLSNESALNDFEKIPSDIQFVDDGIILEDDGIEFTNEENFDKKTEYPVKKEDIDDDEDENKETPKIDLKLLLTPTVYTKKLDHMDVFKFIKFSEVRDKRVIECACIESKPFNKNAVKYEEISPTENDRQQFYDDTGSSSDDDTGSLSDDAMVISQLSKHQVDICSWLLKKPRVSSYNPIQLCKNPDFNTRLKRLSAGFLSYELNRKYLMECKPMTIDLHREFEPMLFNNTLYLKGTEKMEISNSILNRAVDVPLNSTATYVTEKPKPKCFKKLKSEDLQQELQDIVRLEETSICSDNISKAIITQISKDITTPITEETISADIVTEATGRNKVIHLPDITEIRRVNQNLLTAEVSPIQGSNLAPVRLTPQIVDKLQNYNCTARNHQTDDNINTLKLTRCTSTVTDTSNLAAKVTDSPISQIAQNDKQNSRIQKEKKKEPKKSFIPWIKKAWTITSHQDESLLANDTVDRILSIFTGENLCKQKKKQPAIHVTPIVDVEPYNTSSTIKMAKGHTQNAAAEKHQMNQKPVPRKRRARNKANEKNSKITIKRSRNIVNSNDLVNLTKTDTATVESNEEDNRVPAQVDSSSQTDKNMNKSFEENESAVRNITKPNCCWANSKLLKIEPLEKHKCPKPICNCCCRQLLIDKTLRRSSTCPETIELSDSEDTLPAVQKQSNNLLNNTPEKVISTTNGVNGPDSMKDKENSVAQSTSLEPDIVGNSQENIKYKFKINYAGNILNQSTNKGDSVVKKNIKSIPTHIQNTNTPLHITNTPSHTTNTPLYTTNTPFHTTNTPFHTTNTPLYTTNTHFHTTNTPLHSTKKFHVERQNVVNGTSPIYIGKNQILLSNIKYRKDIPEVFQEPNPSQISPNISQIDLPSGVHFVLLPNNELALSIEAGVELNTEQLTNVQSVVSAVQGSLQLLPKADGSPIDIPNLPTDNSHTIESNNEEQTSYVMNTEDSSKTTNASNDETVAITRSECPPIPSTENSFTSDVIEASNDQITGDKDTTPKCSNLSNNLDKVAIDSSKEEEALPDTNRKTLLSDLMEMSGISEDDATVSNNNEVTQLEIPTQRWAAEVQGNNMVITPLGEYESSPNTITDDSQISLAPTALAALSSRPDLHIITTFEELKYASENNGMFFKMNVFNGNMVRINICVHKKQKSILRKAGPSVGVKECIDLTEDVESRPPSPKVPLRVFSKENKQKVHRAKPLKLFRSIHPSNLQNNCKSVVLNQQLQYNTRKVNSKNVYKIVYRIKSKQNKKGDDTTINNDTTERIIDTDIIELDEDVDDAAETSNEKSDSFDDSDDEPLVMIAKRRKLDVSQHKENSNSETYAPALLEMPTELFLEPQHEHEANTEQDGEEDCILGF comes from the exons ATGCTAGAAAATACTGTTAATTCAATAGAAACTGAAGATTTGATTGTGGCAAAAGATGTAATGCCATTCGCTGACCCAGAATCTAGTCTTGAtagtaataaacaaaacaagGAACGCAATACACAAATAGATGGAGAAGAAAAAGAGAAACCGAATGTTCTGGAAACTAATGCAAAGAAGAAAGGAGTGTCGCAGATTGAGAAGTTTAAGCGACGGTTGATCCGCGCTGTTTCTAGAAGACTAGCTGAAGCTCATGATGAGAAGAGTCAGGAGGAGATGTGGGAGAGCTTTCAGAAGCAAACGCGATGTAATTGTAAAGTGTTGTG GTCTCGAATGCGTACGCTCACTTTGAAGAAGCTGAGGCGTCTTCTGCCGGCAAATGATCACCTGCAAGACATCACCTCTATTGCCAGATTCACCTCGACAGACTGGCTTCTGTACGACTTGGTGTTGGTGCATGAGGATATTAATGTTATCGGTCAG GATAATAATACAAAGGTGGATGAGGAGCAGGAAGCATTAGTGGAGCTGTTCTTCCAAGTTCAGGAGTGCAGCATAGAGGAGCTTTCTGGTGAAAAATTGGTAGATGCGTGGTTGAAACTTACCAAGGAATACAATGAGGg cGATCGCAAATGCTCGCCAATGTTGCTGCAGCGGAGGTGGTACCAGCTCAAGGAGCGGACTCGCAACACTTTCTACAACTTCTGGTGGACTTACCGCGGCTCCGCCACACAGCTCAGTAAGGCCTGCGAATTATACAAGCCCAGTGTACTGCAAGTGGATATTGCGAGGGC GTACAGGCATATTATAACACAGCCCTTTCCCTCTTGGACTGACATGATAAAGGAGAAGAAAGTCATATTACTGGAAGAATTT GAAGCAAGGATGCATTCGCAAGGAGTTACAAATCTCAGTA gTTTTGATCCGGATCTGCAAGTAATCGAAACCCCAATTGAAACAATTACGCTTGTAAATGATTCTGACAATGACAGCAGTGATGATTTACTTGCAAAAGATGAAACTCTACCGAAGGAATTGTTGGCTTCTAATACAGACAGAGTTTGTGACATAAAAATCAAAGAGGAGCCAATATTGATTGATGATGACTTGGATGCACAGATAGATAGTGAGAACGATACCCAGATAGTGTCAAATAATGTTGAAATATCTAATTCTAAGGAAAATACAGACACAATTCTGAGCAATAATGTTTCAgaagaaattgaaaattctattgaATCTCCAGCCGAATTAGTTAATGATGAAGATGCCGTACATGATCAGTATGATAAAGAAGACAATatatctaatgttgatttaacTTTACCAATCATAACAAGTGTTACAAGTAATGCCATTACTGATGATGATGTACAACCGGAAGCAAATGATTGCGTGGGacctaaattatttaataaaattaatccaTTAGTGACAGAAAATCAAagtgtaatacataatattagcaATCGCGATATAATTGATGATGTTATTGATAAGACATTAGGAGAAAAAGCATCCAtagtaaatttaaaacattctaAAATTACTGATATCATTGAAGATACTGTAATTAGTAGATCAGTAGAACACACAACAATGCCAAATAAATTGCCAGTTAACAATATCACACTTGATGATATCGATAGCTTATTACAGCAAAAACAAAAGGAGATTGATTTAAAGAACTCTTTACAGAAAAAAATTGATCAATCTAAAGTTTATATAGATACCCTTTTTAGGGATACAGAGAAGACGTTAAGTAACGAGAGCGCATTGAATGATTTCGAGAAAATACCGAGTGATATACAATTTGTTGATGACGGAATAATTCTGGAAGACGATGGTATTGAATTCACTAATGAggaaaattttgataaaaagacAG aaTATCCCGTTAAAAAAGAAGACATTGATGACGACGAGGACGAAAATAAGGAAACGCCGAAAATTGACCTAAAACTATTGCTTACTCCAACTGTTTACACAAAAAAGTTGGATCATATGGATgtctttaaatttataaagtttaGTGAAGTACGTGATAAACGAGTTATTGAATGTGCTTGTATTGAGAGCAAACCTTTTAATAAGAATGCCGTAAAGTATGAAGAAATATCACCAACAGAAAATGATCGACAACAATTTTATGACGACACTGGCAGCTCAAGTGATGACGACACTGGCAGCTTAAGTGATGATGCCATGGTAATATCGCAATTGTCAAAACATCAGGTCGATATATGTAGTTGGTTGTTGAAAAAACCGCGAGTCAGTAGTTACAATCCGATCCAGCTGTGCAAAAACCCAGACTTTAATACTCGTTTGAAAAGATTGTCCGCTGGTTTTCTAAGCTACGAATTAAATCGAAAATATTTAATGGAGTGTAAGCCGATGACAATAGATCTTCATAGAGAGTTTGAACCAATGCTTTTTAACAATACATTGTATTTGAAAGGAACTGAAAAAATGGAAATAAGTAATTCAATACTAAATAGAGCAGTTGATGTTCCATTAAACTCAACTGCTACATACGTAACAGAGAAACCTAAACCAAAATGTTTTAAGAAATTAAAGTCTGAAGACTTGCAACAGGAGCTTCAAGACATAGTACGTTTGGAAGAGACTTCAATATGCTCCGACAACATTTCAAAAGCCATAATAACGCAAATTTCTAAAGATATAACAACGCCAATTACAGAAGAAACAATATCTGCTGATATTGTAACAGAAGCTACAGGCCGTAATAAAGTTATCCATTTACCAGACATTACTGAGATACGTCGCGTTAATCAGAATCTACTCACTGCTGAAGTTTCACCAATTCAAGGCTCAAATTTAGCCCCAGTTAGATTAACTCCTCAAATAGtagataaattacaaaattataactGTACTGCAAGAAACCACCAAactgatgataatataaacacacTAAAGCTTACAAGATGTACCAGTACAGTAACGGATACTTCAAATTTAGCCGCAAAAGTTACTGACAGCCCAATCTCTCAAATTGCACAAAATGATAAACAGAATAGTAGAAtacaaaaagagaaaaaaaaagaaccaaaaaaatcttttataccCTGGATTAAAAAAGCATGGACTATCACATCACATCAGGACGAAAGTCTGTTGGCTAATGACACTGTTGATAGAATACTCTCAATATTTACTGGTGAAAATTTATGTAAACAAAAGAAGAAACAACCTGCGATACACGTTACACCTATCGTTGATGTAGAACCTTATAATACCAGCTCTACAATTAAAATGGCGAAAGGCCACACGCAAAATGCCGCGGCAGAAAAACATCAAATGAATCAAAAACCTGTGCCAAGAAAAAGAAGGGCGCGAAACAAAGCGAATGAAAAGAATTCCAAAATAACCATTAAGCGAAGCAGGAATATTGTCAACTCAAATGATTtagttaatttaacaaaaactgATACTGCGACAGTGGAATCTAACGAGGAGGATAATAGAGTACCAGCCCAAGTCGATTCCTCCTCACAAAcagataaaaatatgaataagtCATTTGAAGAGAATGAAAGCGCTGTTAGAAACATCACGAAACCTAATTGTTGCTGGGCGAATTCTAAATTGCTGAAAATTGAACCACTGGAAAAACATAAGTGTCCAAAGCCGATATGTAATTGTTGTTGTAGGCAACTGTTAATTGACAAAACACTCAGAAGGTCCAGTACATGTCCAGAGACCATAGAATTATCCGATAGTGAGGACACTTTACCAGCGGTCCAAAAACAAAGTAATAATCTGTTAAATAATACGCCAGAAAAAGTAATTAGTACTACTAATGGCGTGAATGGACCAGACTCCATGAAAGATAAAGAAAACTCTGTAGCACAATCCACTTCTCTAGAACCGGACATTGTTGGAAATTCTcaggaaaatattaaatacaaatttaaaattaactatgCAGGAAACATTCTGAACCAGAGTACGAATAAAGGTGACAGTgtagtgaaaaaaaatataaaatccatTCCCACgcacatacaaaatactaataCTCCTTTACATATCACTAATACTCCTTCACATACCACTAATACCCCTTTATATACCACTAATACCCCTTTCCATACCACTAATACCCCTTTCCATACCACTAATACCCCTTTATATACCACTAATACCCATTTTCATACCACTAATACTCCTTTACATAGCACTAAAAAATTTCATGTTGAACGACAGAATGTTGTTAATGGAACGTCACCAATATATATTgggaaaaatcaaattttacttAGCAACATCAAGTACAGGAAAGATATTCCAGAAGTATTTCAAGAACCAAATCCTTCGCAGATTTCGCCAAACATTTCGCAGATAGATTTACCAAGTGGAgttcattttgttttattacccAATAATGAATTAGCTCTGTCTATTGAGGCGGGAGTAGAGTTAAATACTGAACAATTAACTAATGTTCAGTCCGTAGTTTCTGCGGTACAAGGTTCATTACAACTGCTGCCTAAGGCAGACGGTTCTCCTATTGACATACCTAACTTACCTACAGATAATAGTCATACTATTGAATCAAATAATGAAGAACAAACATCATATGTAATGAATACGGAAGActcatcaaaaactaccaatgCTAGTAACGACGAAACTGTTGCCATAACGAGAAGTGAGTGTCCACCTATTCCAAGTACAGAAAACAGCTTTACAAGTGATGTCATTGAAGCTAGCAACGATCAAATTACAGGAGATAAAGATACTACCCCAAAGTGTAGTAATCTGtctaataatttagataaagtcGCAATAGATAGTTCAAAAGAGGAAGAAGCTCTACCGGATACAAACCGCAAGACATTGTTATcggatttaatggaaatgtccgGTATAAGTGAAGATGATGCTACAGTGTCTAATAACAATGAAGTGACACAATTAGAAATACCAACCCAAAGGTGGGCAGCTGAAGTTCAAGGTAATAACATGGTTATTACGCCCTTAGGCGAATATGAGTCCTCGCCTAATACGATCACAGACGACTCTCAAATATCGCTAGCCCCAACAGCCCTCGCAGCGTTATCTAGTCGACCCGATCTACATATAATTACCACATTCGAGGAACTAAAATATGCATCAGAAAATAACGGAATGTTCTTTAAAATGAATGTATTTAATGGCAATATGGTGCGTATTAATATTTGTGTACACAAGAAGCAGAAATCAATATTAAGAAAAGCAGGCCCATCGGTTGGGGTCAAGGAATGTATAGATCTAACTGAAGACGTGGAAAGTAGACCCCCGAGTCCGAAAGTTCCTTTGAGAGTATTcagtaaagaaaataaacaaaaagttcACAGAGCAAAACCTTTAAAACTGTTTAGGTCGATACATCCGTCgaatttacaaaacaattgtAAAAGCGTTGTACTCAACCAACAATTACAGTATAACACACGTAAAGTAAActcaaaaaatgtatataaaatagtatatcgcataaaaagtaaacaaaacaaaaaaggtGATGATACTACAATAAATAATGATACAACTGAACGTATTATAGATACAGACATAATTGAATTGGACGAagatgtggatgatgcagcggAGACGTCTAATGAAAAAAGTGACAGCTTTGATGATTCAGACGATGAACCTCTCGTAATGATCGCAAAACGTAGAAAGCTAGATGTATCACAACataaagaaaattcaaataGTGAGACATATGCACCAGCATTATTAGAAATGCCCACAGAATTGTTTTTAGAACCCCAACATGAACATGAAGCTAATACTGAACAAGATGGCGAAGAGGATTGTATTTtaggtttttaa